The following proteins come from a genomic window of Macadamia integrifolia cultivar HAES 741 chromosome 14, SCU_Mint_v3, whole genome shotgun sequence:
- the LOC122060619 gene encoding LOW QUALITY PROTEIN: ent-kaurene synthase 5, chloroplastic-like (The sequence of the model RefSeq protein was modified relative to this genomic sequence to represent the inferred CDS: deleted 1 base in 1 codon), whose protein sequence is MHRYLKMELCAFKCLRKELRNYSSYDTAWVSMVPSSSSSQYPYFPKCVTWLLENQLPDGSWGLPHSESMLIKDALSSTLASVLALKRWNVGEEHVKRGIHFIESNFASATNEKQHSPIGFNIIFPGMIDYARDTGLNIPLSPSILDSLLRKRHLELKRARNYYLASTSCSERRKAYLAYVAAEGLGKSQDWIEVMKYQKENGSLFNSPSTTAAAFIHCQDTNCLNYLHSVLERFGDAVPTTYLSDTYTCLCMVDILVGLGIDRHFRGEIKVVLDETYRYWLQGDDEIFLDPVTCAMAFRILRMNGYDVPSDALAQFDEQYFCYPLIGHMEDISAPIELYKASEIMLSNEPVLENLNFFLSCYLKQGLSNDSFLVDGVHKYTSKAVEYTLRFPHYASLERLQSRSTIENYNVNSLRILKTAYSCLNISNRNFLQLAMEDFNVCQEIHREELQHLELWVKENKLDKLKFARQKVVYFYFSGAATLFSPELSDARMAWAKNGVLTTVVDDFFDYGGSKEELVS, encoded by the exons ATGCACAGATATCTAAAGATGGAACTGTG TGCTTTCAAGTGCCTAAGGAaagaattaaggaattattCTTCCTATGACACTGCTTGGGTCTCAATGGTCCCTTCTTCTAGTTCCTCTCAGTACCCTTATTTCCCCAAGTGTGTAACCTGGTTATTGGAGAATCAGCTCCCTGATGGTTCATGGGGTCTTCCACATTCCGAGTCCATGCTTATTAAAGATGCCTTGTCCTCCACATTGGCAAGTGTGCTTGCACTCAAACGTTGGAATGTTGGGGAAGAACATGTTAAAAGGG GAATTCATTTTATTGAGTCCAACTTTGCGTCAGCAACTAATGAGAAGCAACATTCTCCAATTGGCTTTAATATCATATTTCCTGGGATGATTGATTATGCTAGAGACACTGGTTTAAATATTCCTCTTAGCCCATCAATTTTAGATTCTTTACTTCGCAAGAGACACTTGGAGCTCAAAAG AGCGAGAAATTACTATCTGGCTTCTACAAGCTGTTCTGAGAGAAGGAAGGCATATCTAGCATATGTTGCAGCAGAAGGACTGGGAAAGTCACAGGATTGGATTGAGGTCATGAAAtatcaaaaggaaaatggaTCTCTGTTTAATTCACCATCTACAACTGCAGCTGCTTTTATTCACTGTCAGGATACTAACTGCCTCAATTACTTGCACTCAGTCTTAGAAAGGTTTGGCGATGCAG TTCCAACAACTTATCTTTCAGATACATACACTTGTCTTTGTATGGTTGACATTCTGGTGGGTTTGGGAATTGATCGTCATTTTAGGGGTGAAATAAAAGTTGTTTTGGATGAAACATACAG ATACTGGTTGCAGGGTGATGACGAGATATTCTTAGACCCTGTCACATGTGCCATGGCATTTCGGATCTTA CGTATGAATGGATATGATGTCCCTTCTG ATGCATTAGCTCAATTTGATGAACAGTATTTTTGTTATCCACTCATAGGACATATGGAGGATATCAGTGCTCCGATTGAGTTATACAAGGCTTCAgaa ATCATGTTATCTAATGAACCAGTTCTAGAGAACCTGAATTTCTTTTTAAGTTGTTATCTGAAACAAGGATTATCCAATGATTCATTCCTTGTGGATGGAGTCCATAAATATACGAGCAAAGCG GTGGAATATACTCTAAGATTCCCCCACTATGCCAGTTTGGAACGCCTCCAGAGCAGGAGTACTATTGAGAATTACAATGTAAATAGTCTGAGGATTCTGAAAACGGCATACAG CTGTTTAAATATTAGCAATCGGAATTTCCTACAACTGGCAATGGAAGACTTCAATGTCTGTCAAGAAATCCACCGTGAAGAACTCCAGCATCTAGAGTT ATGGGTGAAAGAGAACAAATTAGATAAGCTGAAGTTTGCAAGGCAGAAAGTGGTGTACTTTTACTTCTCTGGTGCGGCAACCCTTTTCTCGCCTGAGCTATCTGATGCCCGCATGGCCTGGGCCAAAAATGGTGTCCTCACCACAGTGGTTGATGACTTCTTTGACTATGGAGGTTCTAAAGAAGAATTAGTGTCT